One segment of Leptospira langatensis DNA contains the following:
- a CDS encoding DUF4145 domain-containing protein yields MLANLDLERCPHCNINKPNLQRINLYQTISSDHRIRRDWVNYQCSRCGGIVLGEGRTGVRTPNEKTFIEAIYPDNSLTLSDFIPVRAKEYLKQAIDSIVAPSGSIVLSASSVDAMLKSKEYKDGSLYSRIDQAAKDHLITKEMANWAHEIRLHSNEERHSDEEQELPNEEEAKKCIEFALALAEFLFVLPSRIEKGRNTKGEKPN; encoded by the coding sequence ATGTTAGCAAATCTAGATTTAGAAAGATGTCCACATTGCAATATTAATAAGCCAAATTTGCAAAGAATAAATCTCTATCAAACTATATCTTCTGATCACAGGATTCGACGTGACTGGGTGAACTATCAATGTTCTCGTTGCGGTGGAATAGTGCTTGGTGAAGGTCGTACAGGCGTTCGGACTCCTAATGAGAAAACATTCATAGAGGCAATTTATCCAGATAATTCCTTAACTCTTTCGGATTTTATTCCAGTTAGAGCAAAAGAATATCTAAAGCAAGCAATCGACAGTATTGTCGCTCCTTCTGGGTCTATCGTTTTATCAGCAAGTAGTGTAGATGCGATGCTTAAGAGTAAGGAATACAAAGATGGCTCGTTATACTCCCGAATTGATCAAGCTGCCAAAGATCATTTAATTACTAAAGAAATGGCTAATTGGGCTCACGAAATTAGGCTACATTCCAATGAAGAGCGACATTCAGATGAGGAACAAGAACTACCAAATGAAGAAGAAGCAAAAAAATGTATAGAATTTGCTTTGGCATTAGCCGAATTTCTCTTTGTTCTTCCTTCTCGAATAGAAAAAGGGCGTAATACGAAAGGCGAAAAACCAAACTAA